A genomic segment from Micromonospora echinaurantiaca encodes:
- a CDS encoding patatin-like phospholipase family protein, with protein MTRALVLGGGGVTGVAWELGIVAGLAERDVALAEADLVVGTSAGSVVGAQVCSGRPVEQLYEAQLAPPGGEVAARFGFAAVARLVWAGGRTRDAVRSRARIGAMAVAARTPSEASRRAVIEARLPRRDWPARRLLVTAVDAASGEFVVFDADSGVSLVDAVGASCAVPGVWPPVTIGDRRFIDGGMRSAVNADLARGAERVVVLAPTAAAFGPMPRLSAQVAALRAAGAQVAVVAPDAAARAAIGRNVLDPARRAAAARAGRAQAAAVRDEVAAVWG; from the coding sequence ATGACGCGGGCGTTGGTGCTGGGCGGCGGCGGAGTGACCGGGGTGGCCTGGGAGCTGGGGATCGTCGCCGGGCTGGCCGAGCGGGATGTCGCGCTGGCCGAGGCGGACCTGGTGGTGGGCACGTCGGCGGGTTCGGTGGTGGGTGCGCAGGTGTGCTCGGGCCGCCCGGTCGAGCAGTTGTACGAGGCGCAGTTGGCGCCGCCGGGCGGTGAGGTGGCGGCGCGGTTCGGGTTCGCGGCGGTGGCGCGGCTGGTGTGGGCCGGTGGGCGGACCCGGGACGCGGTGCGGTCGCGGGCCCGGATCGGGGCGATGGCGGTGGCCGCGCGTACGCCGTCGGAGGCGTCGCGGCGGGCGGTGATCGAGGCGCGGCTGCCGCGGCGGGACTGGCCGGCCCGGCGGTTGCTGGTGACCGCGGTGGACGCGGCGTCGGGTGAGTTCGTGGTGTTCGACGCCGACAGCGGGGTGTCGCTGGTGGACGCGGTGGGGGCCAGCTGCGCCGTGCCCGGGGTGTGGCCGCCGGTGACCATCGGTGACCGGCGGTTCATCGACGGCGGGATGCGCTCGGCGGTGAACGCGGACCTGGCCCGGGGCGCGGAGCGGGTGGTGGTGCTGGCGCCGACGGCGGCGGCGTTCGGGCCGATGCCCCGGTTGTCGGCGCAGGTGGCGGCGTTGCGGGCGGCGGGGGCTCAGGTGGCGGTGGTGGCGCCGGACGCGGCGGCGCGGGCGGCCATCGGGCGCAACGTGCTGGACCCGGCGCGGCGGGCGGCGGCGGCCCGCGCCGGTCGGGCGCAGGCGGCGGCGGTGCGCGACGAGGTGGCCGCGGTGTGGGGTTGA
- a CDS encoding SDR family oxidoreductase, whose translation MNPVTVITGGSRGIGAATARRLARAGQHIALSYRRDRDAAAAVLADLHATGVRAVAVPADTRDPDQVAALFDAAAELGDLTGLVNNAGVTSPIGPFTDLDPADLREVVDVNLIGYVLCAQQAARRMGGGAAIVNISSAAATLGSPGEYVHYAAVKAATDTLTTGLAKELAPRGIRVNGVAPGIIRTDIHALSGMPDRPDRAAGRIPLGRAGEPDEVAAAVAWLLSPDASYTTGAVLRVAGGL comes from the coding sequence TTGAATCCGGTCACCGTCATCACCGGCGGCAGCCGCGGCATCGGCGCCGCGACCGCCCGCCGGCTCGCCCGCGCCGGGCAGCACATCGCGCTGTCCTACCGCCGCGACCGCGACGCCGCGGCCGCCGTCCTGGCCGACCTGCACGCCACCGGCGTACGGGCCGTCGCGGTGCCCGCCGACACCCGCGACCCCGACCAGGTCGCCGCCCTCTTCGACGCCGCCGCCGAACTCGGCGACCTGACCGGCCTGGTCAACAACGCCGGCGTCACCAGCCCGATCGGGCCGTTCACCGACCTCGACCCGGCCGACCTGCGCGAGGTCGTCGACGTCAACCTCATCGGCTACGTCCTCTGCGCTCAGCAGGCCGCCCGCCGGATGGGCGGTGGCGCCGCCATCGTCAATATCTCCTCCGCGGCGGCCACCCTCGGCAGCCCCGGCGAGTACGTCCACTACGCCGCCGTGAAGGCCGCCACCGACACCCTCACCACCGGCCTGGCCAAGGAACTCGCCCCCCGCGGCATCCGGGTCAACGGCGTCGCACCCGGCATCATCCGCACCGACATCCACGCCCTCTCCGGCATGCCCGACCGCCCCGACCGGGCCGCCGGGCGGATCCCCCTCGGCCGCGCCGGCGAACCCGACGAGGTCGCCGCCGCGGTCGCCTGGCTGCTCAGCCCGGACGCCTCCTACACCACCGGCGCGGTCCTGCGCGTCGCCGGTGGCCTCTGA
- a CDS encoding class I SAM-dependent methyltransferase, with product MTGVFGDVADLYDDARPGYPTTIADTIRAYHGGTPIHVVEIGAGTGKATDVLLRLDAPLTCLEPDPRMAAVLAARHPRVTVVGQTFEQWQPPAGGVPVIACALAWHWLDPATRNQRAHAALTPGGTLAVFGHKYGYADPDQGAAVDAELRAIDPTVQERPAGWFEHDITASGVFTDVRADTAHRDVPLDTDGYLRLLQTFGPYRQHPPDQQTRALTALRSVVDGFGGTVTLRLRTTLVLARRPH from the coding sequence ATGACCGGAGTCTTCGGAGACGTCGCCGACCTGTACGACGACGCCCGCCCCGGATATCCCACCACCATCGCCGACACCATCCGCGCCTACCACGGCGGCACCCCGATCCACGTGGTCGAGATCGGCGCCGGCACCGGCAAGGCCACCGACGTGCTGCTGCGCCTCGACGCCCCGCTCACCTGCCTCGAACCCGACCCGCGGATGGCCGCCGTGCTGGCCGCCCGACACCCGCGGGTCACCGTGGTCGGCCAGACCTTCGAACAGTGGCAGCCACCCGCCGGCGGCGTACCGGTGATCGCCTGCGCCCTGGCCTGGCACTGGCTCGACCCGGCCACTCGCAACCAGCGCGCCCACGCCGCCCTCACCCCCGGCGGCACCCTCGCCGTCTTCGGCCACAAGTACGGCTACGCCGACCCGGACCAGGGCGCCGCCGTCGACGCCGAGCTGCGCGCCATCGACCCCACCGTCCAGGAACGACCCGCCGGCTGGTTCGAACACGACATCACCGCCAGCGGCGTGTTCACCGACGTGCGGGCCGACACCGCGCACCGCGACGTTCCGCTGGACACCGACGGCTACCTGCGCCTGCTGCAGACCTTCGGTCCGTACCGGCAACACCCGCCCGACCAGCAGACCCGCGCGCTGACCGCGCTGCGGTCCGTGGTGGACGGCTTCGGCGGCACCGTCACCCTGCGCCTGCGCACCACGCTGGTCCTCGCCCGCCGCCCGCACTGA
- a CDS encoding peroxiredoxin, which produces MLGVGDVVEDFALPDQTGTQRRLSELLVAGPVVLFFYPAAMTRGCTAESCHFRDLAAEFAALGAQRVGISRDPVAKQAEFARLHGFDYPLLSDPDGAVAERFGVRRRLPLGPLSTRRVTFVIGTDRRLIEVVHSELSMTGHADRALRALGG; this is translated from the coding sequence GTGCTGGGTGTCGGGGACGTGGTGGAGGACTTCGCGCTGCCCGACCAGACGGGCACGCAGCGGCGGTTGTCGGAGCTGCTGGTGGCGGGTCCGGTGGTGTTGTTCTTCTACCCGGCGGCGATGACCCGCGGCTGCACCGCCGAGAGTTGCCACTTCCGGGACCTGGCGGCGGAGTTCGCGGCGCTCGGCGCGCAGCGGGTGGGGATCAGCCGCGACCCGGTGGCGAAGCAGGCGGAGTTCGCCCGGCTGCACGGGTTCGACTATCCGCTGCTGTCGGATCCCGACGGTGCGGTGGCCGAGCGGTTCGGGGTGCGGCGGCGGCTGCCGCTGGGCCCGTTGAGCACCCGGCGGGTGACGTTCGTGATCGGCACCGACCGCCGGCTGATCGAGGTGGTCCACAGTGAGCTGAGCATGACCGGGCACGCGGACCGGGCGTTGCGGGCGCTGGGTGGGTGA